In Persicimonas caeni, a single window of DNA contains:
- a CDS encoding caspase family protein, with amino-acid sequence MSRSTCLTMNLFVRLALVCGGLVCGAAPALAAGDEPTQRYVLLVAANDGGKERVKLRYAATDAQALGEVLVQMGGVPEGNTELVAEPSPSELTDAIAKLEKKIAAQNAKGRRTELLFYYSGHSDERGLLLGENRYGYRSLRRKLDKIPADVRLIILDSCSSGALTRTKGGKRAPAFLTDQASEVKGHAILTSSSQDEAAQESDAIGASFFTHFLVSGLRGAADASGDRRVTLNEAYRYAFDETLARTQNTRGGAQHAAYDIQMTGHGDLVLTELQKTNATLVIDEKLTGRVWVRTRDNRLVAEVTKHAGRALELGLASGAYKVQLAAHGKAYAADVSLTKGKKATVGADAFEMIGTEETVLRGDVSPARPEPIFFGIDFAPGVGTSSVAPDRPRKISFNIVGGMSGGTEWFELAPALNIDNGPVSGVQIAGALNLDTDEVNGVQVAGGLNLNRGTTRGVQFAGGVNVVPDFAGVQFAGGLNLATGDVAGVQVAPANFARKLDGLQLGVLNISEGHVDGLQLGVINIAPTADAGVGLLGIYWDGFVQPEAVGNSEGIMFTGIRHGGGPFYNVYYVGTRALVDGGGPLAYALGFGWHTQLGERFEFATDLTFGNVLGEGGDWRAQGSLASLRPTLSYAVFDGVTVFGGPTANLMLSTGDADRDPTTWAPTVAWELTDSDAANRVALWPGFTAGLRFF; translated from the coding sequence ATGTCGCGGTCTACTTGCCTGACTATGAACCTCTTCGTCCGACTTGCCCTCGTGTGTGGCGGCCTCGTGTGTGGAGCCGCTCCGGCCCTCGCCGCCGGGGATGAACCCACCCAGCGCTACGTACTGCTGGTCGCAGCCAACGACGGCGGCAAGGAGCGCGTCAAATTGCGCTACGCGGCCACCGACGCCCAGGCGCTCGGCGAGGTGCTCGTGCAGATGGGCGGCGTGCCCGAAGGTAACACCGAGCTTGTCGCCGAGCCGTCGCCGAGCGAGCTCACCGACGCGATCGCCAAGCTCGAAAAGAAGATCGCCGCCCAAAACGCCAAGGGACGGCGCACCGAGCTGCTCTTCTACTACTCGGGCCACTCCGACGAACGCGGCCTACTGCTGGGTGAGAACCGCTACGGCTACCGCAGCTTGCGCCGCAAGCTCGACAAGATCCCGGCCGACGTGCGCCTGATCATCTTGGACTCGTGCTCCTCGGGAGCGCTCACGCGCACCAAAGGCGGCAAGCGCGCGCCCGCTTTCCTGACCGACCAGGCGAGTGAGGTCAAAGGCCACGCCATTTTGACGTCGAGCTCTCAAGACGAGGCCGCCCAGGAGTCCGACGCCATCGGCGCGTCGTTCTTCACCCACTTCTTGGTCTCGGGGCTTCGCGGCGCGGCCGACGCCAGCGGCGACCGGCGCGTCACCCTCAACGAGGCGTACCGCTACGCCTTCGACGAGACCCTGGCGCGCACCCAGAACACCCGCGGCGGCGCCCAGCACGCGGCCTACGACATCCAGATGACCGGCCACGGCGACCTCGTGCTCACCGAGCTTCAGAAGACCAACGCCACGCTCGTCATCGACGAGAAGCTCACCGGGCGCGTGTGGGTGCGCACTCGGGACAACCGATTGGTCGCCGAGGTTACCAAGCACGCCGGGCGTGCGCTCGAGTTGGGGTTGGCCAGCGGCGCCTACAAGGTGCAACTGGCCGCCCACGGCAAAGCCTACGCGGCCGACGTGAGCCTGACGAAGGGCAAAAAGGCGACCGTCGGCGCCGACGCCTTCGAGATGATCGGCACCGAGGAGACGGTGCTTCGCGGCGACGTCTCACCGGCGCGCCCCGAGCCCATCTTCTTCGGCATCGACTTCGCTCCCGGCGTGGGCACCTCGTCCGTCGCCCCCGATCGACCGCGCAAGATCTCGTTCAATATCGTCGGCGGCATGAGCGGCGGCACCGAGTGGTTCGAGCTCGCCCCGGCGCTCAACATCGACAACGGCCCGGTCAGCGGCGTACAGATCGCCGGCGCGTTGAACTTGGACACCGACGAAGTCAACGGCGTGCAAGTCGCCGGTGGTCTGAACTTGAACCGCGGCACGACCCGCGGCGTGCAGTTCGCCGGCGGCGTCAACGTCGTGCCCGACTTCGCCGGCGTGCAATTCGCCGGGGGACTCAACCTGGCGACGGGCGACGTGGCCGGCGTGCAAGTCGCCCCGGCGAATTTCGCCCGCAAGCTCGACGGGCTGCAACTCGGCGTGCTCAACATCTCCGAGGGCCACGTCGACGGGCTGCAACTCGGCGTCATCAACATCGCGCCGACCGCCGACGCCGGCGTAGGCCTACTGGGGATCTACTGGGACGGCTTCGTCCAGCCCGAAGCGGTGGGCAACTCCGAGGGCATCATGTTCACGGGCATCCGCCACGGCGGCGGGCCGTTCTACAACGTCTACTACGTCGGCACCCGCGCGCTGGTCGACGGCGGCGGGCCGCTCGCCTACGCGCTCGGCTTCGGCTGGCACACTCAACTCGGCGAGCGCTTCGAGTTCGCGACCGACCTGACGTTTGGCAACGTGCTCGGCGAAGGGGGCGATTGGAGGGCTCAAGGGAGCCTCGCGAGCCTCCGGCCCACGTTGTCGTACGCGGTTTTCGATGGGGTGACGGTCTTCGGCGGCCCGACGGCCAATCTGATGCTGTCCACCGGCGACGCGGACCGCGACCCGACGACTTGGGCGCCCACGGTCGCTTGGGAGCTCACCGACAGCGATGCGGCCAATCGAGTGGCGCTGTGGCCCGGGTTTACGGCGGGGTTGCGGTTCTTCTGA
- a CDS encoding LA_2272 family surface repeat-containing protein, whose amino-acid sequence MKRLLICTILALLTFNVSSAFAEESAEEVAEESAEQEEKTTTEEEPIAIGFDLLPYVGTSSAAPDRRRNVSLNLGGGLSGGINSFEIAAGFNIATGEVRGAQLAGGFNIDGADVRAAQFAGGFNVVGGSVDGVQAGGGFNVTGGDINGVQAAGGFNVTGGDVDGVQAGGGFNVTGGTIDGAQLAGGFNLAGEGVDGVQIAPINIAGGHVAGAQIGVINIAKSADAGVGIIGIYTDGYVQAEALGSDDGLMMGGIRHGSGSFYNVYYVGTRPFADEGLPLAMGLGFGWRAEIGSRAEFSIDLMGASVTGGGEDFDWDDNYSLIKLRPMVSVDLVDGLALFGGPTATVLLDGDTQNTSVDDLALLGGWELADGEGDEPYVGIWPGFTVGARFF is encoded by the coding sequence ATGAAACGTCTTTTGATTTGCACCATCCTCGCCCTCCTCACCTTCAACGTATCGAGCGCATTCGCCGAAGAGTCTGCCGAAGAAGTTGCCGAAGAATCTGCCGAACAAGAGGAGAAAACGACCACCGAAGAAGAGCCCATCGCCATCGGCTTCGACCTGCTCCCCTACGTGGGCACCTCGAGCGCCGCGCCCGACCGACGACGCAACGTGTCGTTGAACCTGGGCGGCGGCTTGAGCGGGGGTATCAACTCGTTCGAAATCGCCGCGGGCTTCAATATCGCCACCGGTGAGGTGCGCGGAGCGCAGCTCGCCGGCGGGTTCAACATCGACGGCGCCGACGTGCGCGCCGCGCAGTTTGCCGGCGGCTTCAACGTCGTCGGAGGAAGTGTCGATGGGGTACAGGCCGGCGGCGGCTTCAACGTCACCGGCGGCGACATCAACGGCGTGCAGGCCGCAGGCGGCTTCAACGTCACCGGCGGGGACGTCGACGGCGTGCAGGCCGGCGGCGGCTTCAACGTCACCGGCGGCACGATCGACGGCGCCCAGCTCGCCGGCGGGTTCAACTTGGCCGGGGAAGGCGTCGACGGCGTGCAGATTGCGCCCATCAACATCGCCGGCGGCCATGTCGCCGGCGCCCAGATCGGCGTCATCAATATCGCCAAGTCGGCCGACGCCGGTGTGGGCATCATCGGCATCTACACCGACGGCTATGTGCAAGCCGAAGCGCTCGGCTCGGACGACGGGCTGATGATGGGCGGGATCCGCCACGGCAGCGGCTCGTTCTACAACGTCTATTACGTGGGCACCCGCCCCTTCGCAGATGAAGGCTTGCCGCTGGCGATGGGTCTGGGCTTTGGCTGGCGCGCCGAGATTGGCAGCCGCGCCGAGTTCTCCATCGACCTGATGGGAGCTTCGGTCACCGGCGGCGGCGAAGACTTCGACTGGGACGACAACTACAGCCTCATCAAGCTTCGCCCGATGGTCTCGGTCGACCTGGTCGACGGCCTCGCCCTGTTCGGCGGCCCCACCGCCACGGTGCTCCTCGACGGTGACACCCAGAATACCAGCGTCGACGACCTGGCGCTCCTCGGCGGCTGGGAACTCGCCGACGGCGAGGGCGACGAGCCGTACGTGGGCATCTGGCCCGGGTTTACCGTGGGCGCGCGGTTCTTCTGA
- a CDS encoding DUF4215 domain-containing protein: MDDRVVNRGKLWAGVAAVAGLTLVSASASAQTTIPGGNLGNQTWTQSNSPYIIQGDATVQAGATLTIEAGVEVRFSTSDNLGSGRDTSRPELTVAGSIDVNGTANSPVVFRSNVGSNAGSWYGIILTSTTTSASFDHARVEHGVDGLTTDAPGTTFTANHLILQNNSSDGLVIDAGTPSLNDVATLNNGAKGVTIASSAAATLTRLRSRGNSNGISITQTSATPQDTVLDYATVWSNSGDGVYLGGSGSYSRSVKVRNSIVVENGLDGIEKYYYSDSSVDITYSNVWGNGDDYDDTSPGTGSFGCNPLFVSPTDATLTERSPARKSSDVGTDLGALAYAGAPTPGLYGTLWEDTVLDAAGSPYTIDGDLAVGEGYTLTIESGAELRFNAGDTMQCGRDSSLGELKVDGTLVVQGTLSTPAVLRGASTSSGAWWGIDVREGGTANISGADIANAVNGVSHNSSTTLQLSYTDIHDGSGAGIDLSRGSAMLDGVKSYRNSKGLQVDSAAWFEATNMVLAQNQNGVQVTQTSSTPQSSTIHSSTIDGNSGDGVYLGGSGSYSRSLKIINSNVTNNGLDGIEKYYYSDSSVDITYSNVWSNGDDYDDTSAGTGCISANPFYTDTANLDYSLMMGSVCIDAGDGATAPDHDALGNARPADGDGVNGAAYDIGAYEYGAASQCGDGNTGPGEVCDDGANNGSYGYCLSDCSGLGARCGDGTVQSSHETCDDGADNGSYGFCNNTCDGQAAYCGDGTVNGNETCDDGSNNGSYGYCLGDCSDMGPYCGDDTINGNETCDDGSNNGSPGYCNANCTGQVASCGDGQVQSGEACDDGANNGQYGYCAADCSGPGPSCGDGTVNGNEACDDGNLSNTDDCLNTCEAPTCGDGYVHAEVEECDDANNDNTDACVEGCVAAVCGDSYVHQGVEGCDDGNDDNTDGCTDGCTLVSCGDGQVQPGEECDDGNSSNLDNCLNTCVRSSCGDGHQQPGEACDDGNDADNDACLSTCRNAACGDGIVHDGVEECDDGNGSNTDSCLVTCEAATCGDGYLEADVEECDDGNTDNGDGCSSACVVEAGDDVGTGGDAGTGADAGTGGDAGIDSDAGGADAGTGGDVGDGTGNVDQNAGAADEGCGCSSTSDSPAPGNAVYLGLVVLGLAGARLRRRR; encoded by the coding sequence ATGGACGACCGTGTCGTAAATAGAGGAAAATTGTGGGCGGGAGTCGCCGCCGTGGCTGGCCTGACGCTGGTCTCGGCGAGCGCCTCGGCCCAGACGACCATCCCCGGCGGCAACCTGGGCAACCAGACCTGGACCCAGTCGAATAGCCCCTACATCATCCAAGGCGACGCGACCGTGCAGGCGGGCGCGACCTTGACGATCGAAGCCGGCGTCGAGGTGCGCTTCTCGACCTCCGACAACCTCGGCTCGGGGCGCGACACCAGCCGCCCGGAGTTGACCGTCGCCGGCAGCATCGACGTCAACGGCACGGCCAACTCGCCGGTGGTGTTCCGCTCGAACGTGGGGAGCAACGCCGGCAGCTGGTACGGCATTATCCTGACGTCGACGACGACCTCTGCGAGCTTCGACCACGCACGTGTCGAGCACGGCGTCGACGGGCTGACCACCGACGCTCCCGGCACGACGTTTACCGCCAACCACCTCATCTTGCAGAACAACTCCTCCGACGGCCTGGTCATCGACGCGGGTACCCCGTCGCTGAACGACGTCGCCACGTTGAACAACGGGGCCAAGGGCGTCACCATCGCCTCCTCTGCTGCGGCGACTCTGACCCGCCTTCGCTCTAGAGGTAACTCGAATGGCATCAGCATCACCCAGACGTCGGCGACGCCCCAAGACACCGTCCTCGACTACGCGACCGTCTGGAGCAACAGCGGCGACGGGGTCTACCTGGGCGGCTCGGGCAGCTACAGCCGGTCGGTCAAGGTGCGCAATAGCATCGTGGTCGAAAACGGCTTGGACGGCATCGAGAAGTATTATTACTCGGACTCGTCGGTCGACATCACCTACAGCAACGTGTGGGGGAACGGCGACGATTACGACGACACCTCTCCGGGCACCGGCAGCTTTGGGTGCAACCCGCTCTTCGTCTCGCCGACCGACGCCACGCTGACCGAGCGAAGCCCGGCGCGCAAAAGCAGCGATGTGGGGACCGACCTGGGAGCGCTGGCCTACGCGGGAGCTCCCACTCCGGGACTCTACGGCACGTTGTGGGAGGACACGGTGTTGGACGCGGCAGGCAGCCCGTACACCATCGACGGTGACCTGGCCGTCGGAGAAGGCTACACGCTTACCATCGAGAGCGGCGCCGAGCTTCGCTTCAACGCGGGCGACACGATGCAGTGTGGCCGCGACAGCAGCCTCGGCGAGCTCAAAGTCGACGGAACTCTGGTCGTCCAGGGCACGCTGTCGACGCCGGCGGTGCTGCGCGGCGCGAGCACCTCGTCGGGCGCCTGGTGGGGTATCGACGTGCGAGAAGGCGGCACGGCCAATATCAGCGGCGCCGATATCGCCAACGCGGTCAACGGCGTGAGCCACAACTCCTCGACCACGCTCCAACTGTCGTATACCGACATCCACGACGGCTCCGGAGCAGGCATCGACCTCTCGCGGGGAAGTGCCATGCTCGATGGGGTCAAGAGCTACCGCAACTCCAAAGGCCTGCAGGTCGATTCGGCAGCTTGGTTCGAAGCGACCAACATGGTGTTGGCCCAGAACCAAAACGGCGTGCAAGTTACGCAGACCAGCAGCACGCCACAATCGTCGACCATCCACAGCTCGACGATCGACGGCAACTCGGGTGACGGCGTCTACCTGGGCGGCAGCGGCTCCTATTCGCGAAGCCTGAAGATCATCAACTCGAATGTTACGAATAACGGGTTGGACGGCATCGAGAAGTACTATTACTCGGACTCGTCAGTCGACATCACCTACAGCAACGTGTGGAGTAACGGCGACGACTACGACGACACATCGGCCGGCACCGGCTGCATCAGCGCCAACCCGTTTTATACCGACACGGCCAACCTCGACTACAGCTTGATGATGGGCAGCGTGTGCATCGACGCCGGTGACGGCGCCACCGCCCCCGACCACGACGCCCTGGGCAACGCTCGCCCGGCCGACGGCGACGGCGTCAACGGAGCCGCCTATGATATCGGCGCCTACGAGTACGGCGCGGCCAGCCAGTGTGGCGACGGCAACACGGGCCCCGGTGAGGTGTGCGACGACGGCGCCAACAACGGATCGTACGGCTATTGCCTGAGCGATTGCTCGGGGCTGGGCGCGCGCTGCGGCGACGGCACGGTGCAGTCGAGCCACGAAACCTGCGACGACGGCGCCGACAACGGCTCGTATGGCTTCTGCAACAACACATGTGACGGCCAGGCCGCCTACTGCGGCGACGGCACCGTCAACGGCAACGAGACCTGTGACGACGGCTCGAATAACGGCTCGTACGGCTACTGCCTGGGCGACTGCTCCGACATGGGCCCGTATTGCGGCGACGACACGATCAACGGCAACGAGACCTGCGACGACGGCTCGAATAACGGCAGCCCCGGCTACTGCAATGCCAACTGCACCGGCCAAGTCGCCTCGTGTGGTGACGGCCAGGTCCAATCGGGCGAGGCGTGCGACGACGGCGCCAACAACGGCCAATACGGCTACTGCGCCGCCGACTGCTCGGGCCCCGGGCCGAGCTGCGGCGACGGCACCGTCAACGGCAACGAGGCTTGCGACGACGGTAACCTGAGCAACACCGACGACTGCCTGAACACCTGCGAGGCGCCCACCTGCGGTGACGGCTACGTGCACGCCGAGGTCGAAGAGTGCGACGACGCCAACAACGACAATACCGACGCGTGTGTCGAGGGCTGCGTGGCCGCGGTATGCGGCGACAGCTACGTGCACCAGGGAGTGGAGGGATGCGATGACGGTAACGACGACAATACCGACGGCTGCACCGATGGATGCACCCTGGTCAGCTGCGGCGACGGCCAAGTCCAACCCGGCGAAGAGTGCGACGACGGCAACTCGAGCAACCTGGACAACTGCCTGAACACCTGCGTGCGCTCGAGCTGTGGCGACGGCCACCAGCAGCCCGGCGAGGCGTGTGATGACGGCAACGACGCCGACAACGACGCGTGTCTGTCGACCTGCCGTAACGCCGCCTGCGGCGACGGCATCGTCCACGACGGCGTCGAGGAGTGCGACGACGGCAACGGCTCGAACACCGACAGTTGCCTGGTCACCTGTGAAGCCGCTACGTGCGGCGACGGCTACCTAGAGGCCGACGTCGAGGAGTGCGATGACGGCAACACGGACAACGGCGACGGGTGCAGCAGCGCATGTGTCGTGGAAGCCGGCGACGACGTGGGCACCGGCGGCGACGCCGGCACCGGAGCCGACGCGGGCACCGGCGGCGACGCAGGCATCGACAGCGACGCCGGCGGCGCCGATGCAGGCACCGGCGGCGACGTCGGCGACGGCACCGGCAACGTCGACCAAAACGCAGGCGCGGCCGACGAAGGTTGCGGTTGCTCGTCGACCTCTGACTCTCCCGCTCCCGGCAACGCGGTCTACCTCGGCCTGGTCGTCCTCGGGCTGGCCGGCGCGCGGCTTCGCCGCCGCCGTTGA
- a CDS encoding GAF domain-containing sensor histidine kinase, translating into MDTTALVPAYTPPQPANEKARLQALERYKILDTAPEEAFDNIVEVTTIMFDAPIGLITFLDESRQWFKARRGINLTSSERRIAFCASTILESNGFIVPDTLDDPRFRYNPFVSGAPFLRFYGGVPLVSADGYAVGSLGVGDVRPRHNFGTEQLDRLTKLAKLVMDQVELRLLQARLRSEKQKLQFAMTNAGMGHWMWDTSSDDFELPNTIASLLTRHDHPVSIGLHEAPEDFLELVHGHDRARIRRLFIELRHERVPISATFRIVLHDEVYWVEVSADYSPDDPQLIIGTARDVTDTERLRNQALRADRLHALSRLGAGVAHEINNPLSVISTNLYLLATWYKRNREWVTEKDREYVDKLISMAQRGAERVEHVVDAMLELSRPEETGEERTDPRAVLESVVHLVQSEVPPDCALHADLEQTPTVRGRASTLTQVFVSLLVNAIDAVESSPPRPGGHSISVKSRTQGLDRVLIEISDTGPGLGAEQSAQIFNPFFTTKSPGKGTGLGLAIAHSIVDSLGGEITIETCNGYGTSARVSLPVDRRPLAAKPTENRPFLR; encoded by the coding sequence ATGGACACCACTGCACTCGTTCCAGCCTATACACCCCCGCAGCCGGCCAACGAGAAGGCGCGGCTGCAGGCCCTCGAGCGCTACAAGATCCTCGACACCGCCCCTGAGGAAGCGTTCGACAATATCGTGGAGGTCACCACGATCATGTTCGATGCGCCCATCGGACTCATCACTTTCCTCGACGAGAGCCGTCAATGGTTCAAGGCCAGGCGCGGCATCAATCTGACGAGCAGCGAGCGGCGTATTGCGTTCTGCGCCTCCACCATCTTGGAGTCGAACGGCTTCATCGTGCCCGACACCCTCGACGACCCGCGGTTTCGGTACAATCCGTTCGTCTCAGGGGCGCCGTTCTTGCGGTTCTACGGCGGAGTGCCGCTGGTGTCGGCCGACGGATATGCCGTCGGGTCATTGGGGGTCGGAGACGTACGGCCACGCCACAATTTTGGCACCGAGCAACTCGACCGCCTCACCAAGCTCGCGAAGCTGGTCATGGATCAGGTCGAATTGCGCCTGCTGCAAGCACGTCTGCGCTCTGAGAAGCAGAAGCTACAATTCGCCATGACCAATGCGGGCATGGGCCATTGGATGTGGGATACAAGCTCCGACGACTTCGAGTTACCCAACACGATCGCGTCGCTGCTCACCCGCCACGACCACCCCGTGAGTATCGGGCTGCACGAGGCCCCGGAGGACTTCCTCGAGTTGGTCCATGGCCACGACCGCGCTCGTATCCGTCGGCTGTTCATCGAGCTGAGACACGAGCGTGTGCCGATTTCGGCGACCTTTCGCATCGTGCTGCACGACGAGGTCTATTGGGTGGAGGTCAGCGCCGACTACTCACCTGACGACCCGCAATTGATCATCGGCACCGCCCGCGACGTCACAGATACCGAGAGGCTCAGAAACCAGGCGCTTCGCGCCGACCGATTGCACGCTCTGAGCCGGCTGGGCGCCGGGGTGGCCCACGAGATCAACAATCCGCTGTCGGTCATCTCGACCAATCTGTATCTGCTGGCCACCTGGTACAAGCGAAACCGCGAATGGGTGACCGAAAAAGACCGCGAGTACGTCGACAAGCTCATCAGCATGGCCCAGCGCGGCGCCGAGCGCGTCGAGCACGTGGTCGACGCGATGCTGGAGTTGAGCCGCCCCGAAGAGACGGGTGAAGAGCGCACCGACCCGCGCGCAGTGCTCGAGTCGGTCGTACACCTGGTCCAGTCCGAGGTCCCCCCGGACTGCGCGCTGCACGCCGACCTGGAGCAAACGCCCACCGTACGCGGTCGGGCGAGCACGCTCACGCAGGTTTTCGTCAGCTTGTTGGTCAACGCCATCGACGCGGTCGAGTCGAGCCCGCCGCGCCCCGGGGGGCACTCCATTTCCGTCAAGAGCCGCACTCAGGGTCTGGATCGAGTGCTCATCGAAATCAGCGACACGGGCCCGGGACTGGGCGCCGAGCAGAGCGCCCAGATCTTCAACCCGTTCTTCACCACCAAGTCGCCCGGCAAGGGAACCGGGCTGGGGCTGGCGATTGCCCACAGCATCGTCGACTCGCTGGGCGGCGAGATCACCATCGAGACGTGCAACGGCTACGGGACCTCGGCGCGCGTCTCTCTACCGGTGGACCGACGTCCGCTGGCGGCGAAACCCACCGAGAACCGCCCATTTCTGCGCTGA
- the gpt gene encoding xanthine phosphoribosyltransferase — MSPQYHKDLYISWEEFHRDARRLCEELLDRDAYKGIVAVTRGGLIPASIVARELGIRLVDTICVVSYHGEQGQQQTEQAKVLKAPEGDGEGMLLIDDLVDTGKTARTVRECLPKATFATVYAKPKGRPLVDTCVREVSQDTWIRFPWDTELHFAVPLADKARKGSQDESD, encoded by the coding sequence GTGAGCCCGCAGTACCACAAAGACCTGTATATCTCTTGGGAGGAGTTTCACCGAGACGCGCGTCGGCTCTGTGAGGAGTTGCTCGACCGCGACGCCTACAAGGGCATCGTGGCGGTGACGCGCGGCGGGCTCATCCCGGCGTCCATCGTCGCCCGCGAACTCGGCATTCGTCTGGTCGATACGATCTGCGTGGTGAGCTACCACGGCGAGCAGGGCCAGCAACAGACGGAGCAGGCCAAGGTGCTCAAGGCGCCCGAAGGCGACGGGGAGGGGATGCTCCTCATCGACGACCTGGTCGATACGGGCAAGACCGCTCGCACCGTGCGCGAGTGCCTGCCGAAGGCGACCTTCGCCACCGTATACGCCAAACCCAAAGGTCGACCGCTGGTCGACACCTGCGTGCGGGAGGTTTCACAAGATACCTGGATTCGCTTCCCCTGGGACACCGAGCTGCACTTTGCGGTGCCGCTCGCGGACAAGGCCCGCAAAGGTTCGCAAGACGAGAGCGATTGA
- a CDS encoding methyltransferase domain-containing protein, giving the protein MKAKETRGKTAQGRLRLLDDYLARYERDLLAKPDDAVFVDVGFGEYPWTTLEAARAFRELNPELAVVGVENDARRVENAREYADADTRFVLAGFELADTIERPARLVRAMNVLRQYPFDEVDDARRRWSQVLCGGGLLVEGTSDKHGHILTAWLFRRRGEEAEREALVFATDFERGFAPMMFRDWLPRDIRRKAQPGTAIRDFLDTWTEVFDEVRAEGIRQPVQAFEASVERLASCREDAVADAWMASHGHLVWRPHLA; this is encoded by the coding sequence GTGAAGGCCAAAGAGACTCGAGGAAAGACTGCGCAGGGGCGGCTTCGTCTGCTCGACGACTACCTGGCGCGCTACGAGCGCGACCTTCTCGCGAAGCCTGACGATGCAGTCTTCGTCGACGTCGGGTTTGGCGAGTATCCGTGGACGACGCTCGAGGCTGCCAGGGCGTTTCGCGAGCTCAACCCCGAGCTTGCCGTCGTCGGGGTCGAAAACGACGCGCGCCGCGTCGAGAACGCCCGAGAATATGCCGACGCCGATACGCGGTTTGTTCTAGCGGGCTTCGAGCTCGCCGACACCATCGAACGCCCTGCCCGCCTGGTGCGCGCGATGAACGTGCTTCGTCAATACCCGTTCGACGAGGTCGACGACGCGCGCAGGCGCTGGTCGCAGGTGCTTTGCGGCGGAGGTCTGCTCGTCGAGGGAACCTCCGACAAGCACGGCCATATCCTGACCGCCTGGCTCTTCCGCCGACGCGGCGAGGAGGCCGAGCGCGAGGCGCTCGTCTTCGCCACCGACTTCGAGCGCGGGTTCGCGCCGATGATGTTCCGCGACTGGCTGCCTCGCGATATCCGTCGAAAGGCGCAACCCGGCACCGCGATCCGCGACTTTTTGGACACTTGGACCGAGGTATTCGACGAGGTGCGCGCCGAGGGAATCCGCCAGCCCGTGCAGGCGTTCGAGGCGAGCGTCGAGCGCCTCGCTTCGTGTCGCGAAGACGCCGTGGCCGATGCCTGGATGGCATCTCACGGCCACCTTGTCTGGCGCCCCCACCTGGCTTAG
- a CDS encoding exodeoxyribonuclease III, translated as MTKSNDLLNIYSWNVNGLRACTRKGFVDWLHGSDAHIVGVQEIRALEEQLPKKVREPENWHTHFFPAASKKGYSGVGLFSTVEPDQVLTSVDEERFDREGRVQIAQYGKLKVLNVYFPNGSGKNRDLSRIPYKLDFYNHLLDMLQPAVDRGERIIVMGDFNTAHKEIDLARPKDNTETSGFRPEEREAFEDWLDAGWTDTFRHFCDEPERYTWWTYRGNCRERNVGWRIDYALASPAAMEFVVDADIHHDVMGSDHCPLSVTLRRDVLG; from the coding sequence ATGACGAAGTCGAACGACCTGCTGAATATCTACTCGTGGAACGTCAACGGCCTTCGCGCCTGCACCCGCAAGGGATTTGTCGACTGGCTGCACGGCTCCGACGCCCACATCGTGGGGGTCCAGGAGATCCGCGCGCTCGAAGAGCAACTCCCCAAGAAGGTGCGTGAGCCCGAGAACTGGCACACCCACTTCTTTCCGGCGGCCTCCAAGAAGGGCTATAGCGGCGTGGGGCTCTTCTCGACGGTCGAGCCCGATCAGGTGCTCACCTCGGTCGACGAGGAGCGCTTCGATCGTGAAGGCCGCGTCCAGATCGCCCAGTACGGCAAACTGAAGGTCCTCAACGTCTACTTCCCCAACGGAAGCGGCAAGAATCGCGACCTGAGCCGCATCCCCTACAAGCTCGACTTCTACAACCACCTGCTCGACATGCTCCAGCCGGCGGTCGACCGCGGCGAGCGCATCATCGTGATGGGAGATTTCAACACCGCCCACAAAGAGATCGACCTGGCGCGGCCCAAGGACAACACCGAGACGAGCGGATTCCGGCCCGAGGAGCGCGAGGCGTTCGAAGATTGGCTCGACGCCGGCTGGACCGACACGTTCCGTCATTTCTGTGACGAGCCCGAGCGCTACACCTGGTGGACCTACCGGGGCAACTGCCGCGAGCGAAACGTCGGCTGGCGCATCGACTATGCGCTCGCCTCGCCGGCTGCGATGGAGTTCGTCGTCGACGCCGACATCCACCACGACGTGATGGGCTCGGACCACTGTCCGCTGAGCGTCACGCTTCGACGCGACGTGCTCGGTTGA